A genome region from Danio aesculapii chromosome 2, fDanAes4.1, whole genome shotgun sequence includes the following:
- the LOC130247505 gene encoding sterile alpha motif domain-containing protein 9-like: MATVNQQTELPLRVEDWTRDQVRYWLTEVIKVDKKHADKLYEEEVSGEELVCYQPEHLQELGIKHGPAVKIITRLETLKREKSKSHSSDHFHTEAKLDTTVENKDSISTNQTLLSKHAEKRKSSKTEKNSISNSMENITNFRKESEPTESNVPKTTEIPAERESHIKMARSLQHSCSLYPFDQSSASHRYIQNYTFPPETGPGNLIDPVHEYKFMGRTDDMIVMKKKFNKEVFRFAAGCMNSRTNGTIHFGVADSKDSQYIHGEIIGVSVDKKDAIIDHFNQGIKQYFEEHPEEAKACIRQPRFVEVLCPDSTLSGKYIIEVDVVPSHSIVDEKLFYIQTLDEENQWKKSKGKSLFIREGASTCDICKIGNPRDLQSELARLNTKVKVLDTRRKEAEKRPESKETSNQGEILKDLLTCGGNRLDHYDNFIIVTNKSHPEQLQHLQFMTTLKLFCVLDFDPDSVVNGFCHNYRDVRVANLHTPSQFNGDPGTIFKDYNLGNQTSWVFCNGRKDLNTESDRPLKPSDWLIHKAGEVQNMISFLCNPDNLTRGRFLVIFLLLSTVEAMNDPMFDTFMSFYKNLGGTENIATICTSVDSFNKWRDYIQTRCEHDISQQSIYDLELSEINGTILKLGQNKQNAQRLLPSAESSSVVLLMKDEDLMTSLDVLCENECENKYDESSAEFEEFKIKTESEFYRGGKVKWWNFYFSEQPAAKPFIKRDKHSKLQNNIKSLTKYTKSTCAMMNLFHHPGCGGTTMAMHVMWNLRKEFRCAVLKDNTVSKDEVAKHVAHLIKCGKSEQSLKTPVLLLVDDSEETENTVELQHSLRKFTRETEAFVIILNCIRTKTPKDKHQKSVAQSEFITAELSDKEKQAFEMKLKELQEIKSFTTENFYSFMIMKTNFDRTYVENVATNILKDFGVENKQGRLFCMLALLNSYVDEPAVSKSICEDFLGIKIARWGRESVLEKMEPYSCLLIEFEAEEYGGFKAIRFVHQYLATECVKQLEETHNCSRADTVLDMLHCDVFFKTFAVKDVLVQSMKSMLITRHRKTEGDEKDTLFSPLIEDINLGKDGLNKIQDIFIAASERFDKDFTIPQALARHFYLKEKNFAEAKKWANSAKAIKEISYTVDTVGQVAKNELKHKLECKKKPCTAEDLRDYLELASTATKAFRRAQSLAKTDDVLENEQKLHRKLSPYNISGYIGEIDTAMIVFDIIKKLPLFEKNDPMKDHYIQSFLKGILPCSKIPISKSKANDTFIAVLQDYESFLTSLKSQTKEAFDFLEIYFTYMKEKGTNDMKDAKTRQRISEHYQKYIALFCASAEDKQKEQKQKPMLSLNMEIENCRIFLEESRADTFPGLLQFLEPKKVSVEKIVEKYSFINDNSAIKTTKDKTNHLLAHIILNLTSPKSKLAKSPGNLEELLHDILQEVGTQHQNPDSFYLAILLLWPGRNVDSSGIKIYVDKIRSTARKKLSYLYRTRSTIAHFFLGKSDGLQRLVTKVSLDRSENVSNVKNRNILWQTGEIFKETTICSRLLRVTGTIEQGEVFTEYGNLKISLRPAFLGDMRSGYSTEKVSFYIGFAMDGPLAYDIQYEDDR, from the coding sequence ATGGCTACAGTGAATCAACAGACAGAACTCCCTCTTCGAGTAGAGGACTGGACGAGAGATCAAGTTCGTTACTGGCTGACTGAGGTGATTAAAGTGGATAAAAAACATGCAGACAAGCTGTATGAAGAAGAGGTATCTGGAGAAGAACTGGTTTGTTACCAACCTGAACATTTACAGGAACTTGGTATAAAGCATGGACCAGCTGTTAAGATTATCACACGGCTGGAGACACTAAAGAGGGAAAAATCGAAATCACATTCTTCTGACCATTTCCACACAGAGGCCAAGCTAGACACAACAGTGGAGAACAAAGACAGCATTTCAACAAACCAAACACTATTATCAAAACATGCTGAAAAGAGAAAATCaagtaaaacagaaaaaaatagtaTATCCAATTCCATGGAAAATATAACAAATTTTAGAAAAGAAAGTGAACCAACAGAGTCAAATGTCCCTAAAACAACAGAAATTCCTGCTGAAAGAGAAAGTCACATAAAGATGGCCAGATCCTTACAACACTCATGTAGTCTCTATCCATTTGATCAGAGCTCTGCTTCTCATCGATACATTCAAAACTACACTTTCCCACCCGAGACTGGACCAGGTAATCTGATTGATCCAGTTCATGAGTATAAGTTTATGGGCAGAACAGATGATATGATCGTGATGAAGAAAAAATTCAATAAAGAGGTGTTTCGCTTTGCTGCTGGCTGCATGAACAGCCGCACTAACGGAACCATCCACTTTGGTGTAGCTGACTCTAAAGATTCACAATATATTCATGGAGAGATCATCGGGGTCAGTGTTGACAAGAAGGATGCTATCATTGATCACTTTAACCAGGGCATTAAACAATACTTTGAAGAACATCCAGAAGAAGCAAAGGCGTGCATCAGACAACCACGCTTTGTAGAAGTTCTCTGTCCTGACAGCACTCTATCTGGAAAATATATCATAGAGGTGGATGTTGTTCCATCCCACAGCATAGTTGatgaaaaactattttatatCCAGACTCTTGATGAAGAAAATCAATGGAAAAAGAGCAAAGGAAAATCACTTTTCATCAGAGAGGGAGCATCAACTTGTGATATCTGTAAAATTGGTAATCCGAGAGATCTGCAATCTGAATTAGCTCGACTAAATACAAAAGTCAAAGTTCTGGACACGAGGAGAAAGGAGGCTGAAAAGAGACCCGAAAGCAAAGAAACGTCAAATCAAGGGGAAATTCTGAAAGATTTGCTGACATGTGGAGGAAACAGACTGGATCATTATGATAACTTCATCATTGTAACAAACAAAAGTCACCCTGAACAGCTCCAGCATCTTCAGTTCATGACAACCTTAAAATTGTTCTGTGTGCTGGACTTTGATCCAGATTCTGTAGTAAATGGATTCTGCCACAACTACAGAGATGTCCGAGTTGCAAACCTTCACACACCAAGTCAGTTTAATGGGGATCCAGGAACAATTTTCAAAGATTACAATTTGGGCAATCAAACAAGTTGGGTATTCTGCAACGGCAGAAAAGACCTCAATACAGAATCTGACCGACCACTCAAACCAAGTGACTGGTTAATACATAAAGCAGGAGAAGTACAAAACATGATTTCGTTTCTCTGCAACCCAGACAATCTTACTAGAGGACGATTCTTAGTCATATTTCTCCTCCTCTCCACTGTCGAGGCCATGAATGACCCAATGTTTGACACTTTCATGTCATTTTATAAAAACCTTGGTGGTACAGAAAACATAGCAACCATTTGCACTTCAGTAGATTCCTTTAATAAATGGAGAGATTACATTCAGACCAGATGTGAACACGACATCAGTCAGCAGAGTATATATGATCTGGAGCTCAGCGAAATTAATGGGACGATACTGAAACTGGGACAGAACAAGCAAAACGCTCAGAGACTTCTTCCATCTGCTGAGAGTAGTTCAGTGGTTCTGCTTATGAAAGATGAAGACCTCATGACATCCCTTGATGTCCTCTGTGAGAatgaatgtgaaaataaatatgacgaGAGCTCTGCAGAATTTGAAGAGTTCAAAATTAAAACCGAGTCTGAGTTCTACAGGGGAGGCAAAGTCAAATGGTGGAACTTTTACTTCTCAGAGCAACCTGCAGCAAAACCATTCATAAAACGAGACAAACACTCAAAACTACAGAACAATATTAAATCTTTGACCAAATATACCAAAAGTACTTGTGCTATGATGAATCTGTTTCATCACCCCGGATGCGGCGGCACCACCATGGCCATGCATGTGATGTGGAATCTCAGAAAAGAGTTCAGATGTGCTGTGTTAAAAGACAACACCGTTTCGAAGGACGAAGTGGCCAAACATGTTGCTCATTTGATAAAGTGTGGAAAAAGTGAGCAATCCTTAAAAACACCAGTCCTGCTATTAGTGGACGATTCAGAAGAAACAGAAAACACAGTTGAACTTCAGCACTCTTTGAGAAAATTTACAAGAGAAACAGAAGCATTTGTCATCATCTTAAACTGCATACGTACAAAAACGCCAAAAGACAAACACCAGAAAAGTGTTGCTCAGAGCGAGTTTATTACTGCAGAACTGTCTGACAAGGAAAAACAAGCTTTCGAAATGAAGCTTAAAGAACTTCAAGAAATAAAGTCTTTCACAACTGAGAACTTCTACAGTTTCATGATCATGAAAACAAATTTCGACCGCACGTATGTTGAAAATGTTGCAACTAACATACTAAAAGATTTTGGAGTTGAAAACAAACAAGGCCGCCTGTTCTGCATGCTTGCTTTGCTAAATTCATATGTGGATGAACCAGCCGTCTCAAAATCTATATGTGAAGATTTTTTGGGCATTAAAATTGCACGTTGGGGAAGAGAATCAGTGCTGGAGAAAATGGAGCCCTACTCCTGTTTGCTGATTGAATTTGAGGCAGAAGAATACGGAGGATTCAAAGCAATTCGCTTTGTTCATCAATATCTTGCAACAGAATGTGTGAAACAACTAGAGGAGACACATAACTGCTCCAGGGCTGACACTGTGCTTGACATGTTGCATTGTGATGtctttttcaaaacatttgcaGTAAAGGATGTTCTTGTTCAGTCAATGAAAAGCATGTTAATCACTCGTCACCGCAAGACAGAAGGTGATGAGAAAGATACTCTGTTTTCACCTCTGATAGAAGACATAAACTTAGGAAAAGATGGATTGAATAAAATACAAGACATTTTCATTGCTGCTTCGGAAAGATTTGATAAAGATTTCACAATTCCTCAAGCTCTAGCAAGACACTTCTACCTGAAAGAGAAAAATTTTGCTGAAGCTAAGAAGTGGGCAAACAGTGCAAAAGCCATCAAAGAAATTTCCTATACTGTAGATACAGTTGGACAAGTTGCGAAAAATGAATTAAAGCATAAACTTGAATGTAAAAAGAAACCATGCACAGCTGAAGACTTGAGGGATTATCTTGAGTTAGCAAGCACAGCTACCAAAGCTTTCAGAAGAGCTCAGAGCTTGGCAAAGACAGATGATGTTcttgaaaatgaacaaaaacttCACAGAAAGCTAAGCCCATATAATATATCGGGCTACATTGGTGAAATTGACACAGCCATGATTGTTTTTGACATCATCAAAAAACTCCCATTGTTTGAGAAAAATGATCCAATGAAAGACCATTACATCCAGAGCTTCCTCAAAGGAATATTGCCCTGTTCAAAAATCCCAATTTCTAAAAGCAAAGCCAATGATACATTTATTGCTGTTCTTCAGGACTATGAATCTTTCCttacatctttaaaatcacaGACAAAAGAGGCATTTGATTTTCTTGAAATTTACTTCACCTACATGAAAGAAAAGGGAACTAATGACATGAAAGATGCAAAGACTCGCCAGAGGATCTCAGAACACTATCAAAAGTACATCGCATTATTTTGTGCCTCTGCAGAGGACAAACAAAAAGAGCAAAAGCAGAAACCAATGTTGAGTTTGAATATGGAGATTGAAAACTGCAGAATATTTCTGGAGGAAAGCAGAGCAGATACGTTTCCAGGTCTTCTCCAGTTTTTGGAGCCCAAAAAAGTGTCTGTAGAAAAGATTGTCGAAAAATActcatttataaatgacaattcGGCCATCAAAACTACAAAGGATAAAACGAATCATCTGCTTGCACATATTATACTGAATTTGACCTCACCAAAATCAAAGTTAGCAAAATCCCCAGGAAACCTCGAGGAGCTTTTACATGATATCCTGCAAGAGGTCGGTACACAGCACCAAAACCCAGATTCATTTTATCTTGCCATACTCTTGCTCTGGCCAGGAAGAAACGTCGACAGCTCTGGCATTAAAATATATGTTGATAAAATCAGAAGCACAGCCAGAAAGAAGCTCTCTTATTTGTACAGAACAAGGTCAACCATTGCACACTTTTTCCTGGGAAAATCTGATGGATTACAGAGGTTGGTGACAAAAGTTTCTCTCGACAGATCCGAGAATGTCAGTAATGTGAAGAATCGAAACATACTCTGGCAAACAGGAGAAATCTTTAAGGAAACCACAATATGTAGCAGGCTCCTCAGAGTGACCGGTACTATTGAGCAAGGCGAGGTCTTCACAGAGTATGGAAATCTAAAGATCTCATTGCGTCCTGCATTTCTTGGTGATATGAGAAGCGGCTACAGCACTGAGAAAGTGTCCTTCTACATTGGCTTTGCCATGGATGGACCACTTGCTTATGACATTCAATATGAAGATGACCGATAG